DNA sequence from the Prosthecobacter sp. SYSU 5D2 genome:
GCTGCTGGAAGAGATCCAAAAGCGTGTCAACGAACCCATCAGCCTGTCCTGGGTCTTCAGCCCGGTGGGTGAGTGGAACGACTTCCTGAGCCGTCGCCGCCAGGCCTTCCTGACGCTGGCGGAAGGCAGCATCATGAAGCCGGTGCTGGATGCCGCCCGCGAGCGCATCCTGTGGGATACGGCCATCGGCGCGACAACCTCGGATGCCACGCAGACGCGCATGGCGAAAGCCTATGCGCAGCTGCTTTTGCTGGAGGCCTGGGTGGGCGGGAAAGCTGCACCCGCGCCGGATAAAAAGACCTGGGAGGCATTCTTTACCGATCTGCTGGCTTACATCCTGGATCCTGCGCCCCCTGGCGGGGTGGCTGCCGCTGTTTCTGCTGAAACCGGGGCTACGGCAGCCCCTTCTGCGACGGCTTCCGCCCCGCTGCCGATCGTCAAGGATCTGGTGGCCATGGCTCAGAGCGTGTACAGCCAGGAGCTGGACCTGCGCAGCCGTGGCTGGATGAGCGAGGCTGCGGTGGACGGCCTGCCGCTGGAAGAATCCGCCCTGGCGAAAGCTGCTGATTTCATCTTTGGCAACACGCGGCAGGAAGCTGAAAGCAACGAGCAGCAAAAGGCTGAAAAGCTGGCGGAAAAAAGGCGTGCCGTGGAGCGCATCACGGAGGCTGAGAAAGCCATTCTGCGCCTGGCGGAAGAGAAGCCTGCCGGGCCGCGGGTGGTGGTGGAAATGGACGGCCTGCAACCTTTCCGGGACGCGGTGGCCAACTATGAAAAAGCCATCAAGAACGACGGTTCGAGCCCCCGCTCAGCGCTCAGCATGGATCTGGTGACCAACACCGCCAAAAACATCCTGACGGCAGCGGATGCCCTGGACGATGACGCCCCTGACGGGCTGATCCATGCAGCCGCAGCAGCGAAAAAGCAGAAGCAGGGAAGCGCCACGGCGAGCACGAATGCCGATGAAGGCGACAGCGCGTGGGAAGAAGCAAGGAAGCGGCTGGTGGAATATGAAAAAAGCTTCATGCCCATCCAGGCCATTGATGCCAACCTTTCCATGGACAACATGATCGGCAACCTGTCCCAGAAGCTCCAGGCGGCTGCGGCAGTAGTGCGCGAACAGCAAGGCTCTGCGGCCCCTGCGGCAGAACCCGCACCCGAGACAGAGGCCTCCAAAATCGAAGCCTACCTGAAGAAGTTTCGCGGCACGCCCCTCATCGCCACCGTCTTCAAGAACTACCGCCAGTCCCTGCTGACTTATCTGAACCCGAAACTGAAGTTTCCCCTCGTGCTCTGCAGCACCGGTTACGATGACTACTTCCAGTTCGAATCGGAATGCGAAAACCTGGCCAAGGTGGAAAAGGACAGGAATGACATGCAGACGCTGTCTGACGGCCTGTACCAATGTGCGGAAAAGCAGGAGCTGGACCGGCTGATGGAGAAGCTGTCCGCGGTTTTTCGAATCAAGCAGGCCATGAAAAGCGGCAGCCTGAGCATTGAAATGGACGCCGTCGCACCGGCCGTGAAGAAAACGGTCCAAGAGCCAGTCCCCGACCCTGCAGCGGGGTTTGGCACGCCGGGAGCCCCGCCCCCCGTCCCCATCCCCAAGGAGATTCAGGACGGCTGCCTCAACATGAGGATCTCCATCGGCGGCAGGGACATGGTGGACGGCCCGCCGACAGGGGACAACAAGCCGGTGCCCTATAAGGGGATTGAGCCTGTCAAAATCATTCTGCGGTATTCCGCGCCGGCGCCGGTCAACGAGAAGTCCTATTATTACAGCAGCCCGGAGTCCAAATGGTCCCTGCTGAGGGAGGTGGCCACCAGCGGAAGGAACCGGTTTCCAATTCAGAATTCCGGGAAAAGTTTCAGCATCACCTCCTCCCCCAGCCTGCCCGCCGGCCAGTGGCCGAAGCGCAGCGACCTGGATCTGCCAGCCGAACCTCCAAGCCGATGACCTGACTATGGCGACGCCCACGACCACCATCCCGAGGACCACCATGATGGCGCGGCCCATGCCGCCCTTTTTGGAAGACTCTTTGTTAGGCGCGCCGGGGAAGCTGGCCCTCTTTGGCAAGCATCCGGCGGCAGCGGACCATCTGGAGGACATGGGCCTGTCCACCTCCTCCCTGGTGGCCTTCAAGCAGGCGTTTTATCTGGAAGGGATCACGGAATGTCTGAACCGGCAGACGTGGCTGAAGGACCTGCCGGCTGCGGACGCGCCGCCCTATGACCACTGCCTGCTGAGCCTGGGCCGCAAGGGCTGGATGGCCGTGCGCTTCCAGCAGTCCTCCGATGCGGCGGGCCGGAAGCAGTTCCCACTGGTCCTGGCGCTGCACGGGAGTGATTTCAGTTCATTGAACCGCATCGCCGACATCGGCCAGCTGCTGGAGACGGCGCTGACTGCTGCGGCGGGAGCCCGGGACCTTGCCGCGCTGCGGCAGGTCCACAACCAGGCGCAGGCGCAGGTGCTGGAGCTGCTATCCACGCCAGCGGCCAGCCCGCCCGGCCCCTCCGCCCGTGAAGCCTGGCTGCAGGGCCTGCCGCTGGGCCAGGAGAAGGAGGGTCTGTGGCGGATCTGCCATGCGCTGTCCCCGGCGGGGGCCAGTGCCGGCTCAGCCCGTGTGCCGCTGCACCTGGGGGGACCCTGGCAGTCGGCCACCCTGTGGCAGTCTCTGGTGAAGCACCTCTTTCAGCCTCCGGCGGGCACGACGGTGGTGTGGAGGCCCCGGCAGGCCTTTGCTGATCTTGCGCTCTGCCCGCCCCACTTCCGTATCCTTGGTTCACTGTTTGCCCCGGAGAGCAGCCAGCCGCAGACTTGCACCGTTCCCTTTAATTACACGCCGGAACTCAAGGCGGAAGCCCAAGGCATCCTGATAAGGTGGTTCAGTGAATCCAGTCTCTTTGAGCCCCTGAAAAACACTCAAGAATCACCTTCGTTGCTAAATAAGGTTTGCAATGGATTGCGCTCATGGTTTAAACCCTGAGCTTAGGGGTGCATTCAGCCTGAAAAAAGCGTATGGAAATTGAAGATCTGATTCAACCCATCTCCGAAGAGGCACCCAGCGGGGTGGA
Encoded proteins:
- a CDS encoding type VI secretion protein IcmF/TssM N-terminal domain-containing protein, whose translation is MPKFTRPSAPRPQMEVYTSSHAKNWGYNALPGPVTSLYSLIMAGSVTGLAYFAGDKWGNGQGTLWSIIAISVMTVIGMVVMGFRARKAKREHEEQGEGFESALRGSAAGWDGSVNDPAEIARLDDMRSNFQKGIQAFKDYGKDIYSLPWYVIVGEPGSGKTEAIRRSELRFPDALQDKLQGTGGTYSMHWWFTNQAIILDTAGAILMQPEAAARFEEFLNLLREHRPACPINGMILTIPTDSLLADPPHVAEQKARTIASQLGMIQKALDVRFPIYLMISKSDRLPGFREFFDAEGQAGFERQMTGWSNPDPLGQPFAPERIYEAVDAIAHRLQGRALALLADPISPNPSARRLDEVDALYSFPQVLRSLSPRLRLYLDIIFQTGTWATKPPFFRGLYFTSALREGAQLDQQLAQALGMSVNQLPPGGFFAREKSVFLRDLFMEKIFQESGLVTRLFDIGAHLRKRLTTFYGATAALLLLALGLAWIVKNRIEEQLNRDQQLWADANGTWNNGTFLPVLTRSNEHSEASKDRPAWTWTADRTVKGNTSNLGLLEEIQKRVNEPISLSWVFSPVGEWNDFLSRRRQAFLTLAEGSIMKPVLDAARERILWDTAIGATTSDATQTRMAKAYAQLLLLEAWVGGKAAPAPDKKTWEAFFTDLLAYILDPAPPGGVAAAVSAETGATAAPSATASAPLPIVKDLVAMAQSVYSQELDLRSRGWMSEAAVDGLPLEESALAKAADFIFGNTRQEAESNEQQKAEKLAEKRRAVERITEAEKAILRLAEEKPAGPRVVVEMDGLQPFRDAVANYEKAIKNDGSSPRSALSMDLVTNTAKNILTAADALDDDAPDGLIHAAAAAKKQKQGSATASTNADEGDSAWEEARKRLVEYEKSFMPIQAIDANLSMDNMIGNLSQKLQAAAAVVREQQGSAAPAAEPAPETEASKIEAYLKKFRGTPLIATVFKNYRQSLLTYLNPKLKFPLVLCSTGYDDYFQFESECENLAKVEKDRNDMQTLSDGLYQCAEKQELDRLMEKLSAVFRIKQAMKSGSLSIEMDAVAPAVKKTVQEPVPDPAAGFGTPGAPPPVPIPKEIQDGCLNMRISIGGRDMVDGPPTGDNKPVPYKGIEPVKIILRYSAPAPVNEKSYYYSSPESKWSLLREVATSGRNRFPIQNSGKSFSITSSPSLPAGQWPKRSDLDLPAEPPSR